The Actinocatenispora sera genome has a window encoding:
- a CDS encoding BBE domain-containing protein produces the protein MPGLPPGFRFVLRSAFVRRITPELVDELVAATATAAVNVRALGGAVARVPADATAFAYRDSAALVTLALMGEEAMVERATPRLVETWQRIAPFTTGAYSNFGTADHPTDAASIYPASTHQRLAEVKRSYDPDNVFRHNYNIAPAA, from the coding sequence ATGCCCGGACTGCCGCCGGGCTTCCGGTTCGTGCTGCGCAGCGCGTTCGTGCGGCGGATCACGCCGGAGCTGGTCGACGAGCTCGTCGCCGCGACGGCGACGGCGGCCGTGAACGTCCGCGCCCTCGGCGGCGCGGTGGCCCGGGTGCCCGCGGACGCGACGGCGTTCGCGTACCGGGACAGTGCGGCGCTGGTGACCCTCGCGCTGATGGGCGAGGAGGCGATGGTCGAGCGGGCCACGCCGCGGCTGGTCGAGACGTGGCAGCGGATCGCCCCGTTCACCACCGGTGCCTACTCGAACTTCGGCACCGCCGACCATCCGACCGACGCCGCCTCGATCTACCCGGCGTCCACGCACCAGCGGCTGGCGGAGGTCAAGCGCAGCTACGACCCGGACAACGTGTTCCGGCACAACTACAACATCGCGCCGGCGGCCTGA
- a CDS encoding phosphatidylserine decarboxylase, translating to MTTSRTGASRDVLPLRTTRPSARLARALLSELTRHPGPKSALLVGVPADSPVLAGALDAATTEDRLVVLADAGSIEAPAQVAELASTRPDRVEVVDSLADAKPCDVVIVAQPLAGLAAAAAELLAELRELVAPGGVLVVATAARMTDPAAAELADLTDRHGVGSDLLLRHRPALRVHRLRFTPAEPALAERLAPVTRPSSVPLTGGMHLDSNGVAAGVACLGLALLAKRARPSSKLWLVPALAAVPAAAFFRDPQRTTPTDPDAVVAASDGTVLGIEQLHDDKFGVGDGDWLRIAVFLSVLDVHVNRAPVAGRVIEVFRETGGYAPAMKAAAEHNVAAYTVLETPHGPVVVAQRTGLVARRIVHRVPVGGLLARGERFGLIRFGSRTDVYLPAGAAEAVVAPGDKVAGGATVIARWQPNQPAPRALRRG from the coding sequence ATGACCACGAGCCGCACCGGCGCGAGCCGTGACGTGCTGCCGCTGCGTACCACCCGGCCGAGCGCGCGGCTGGCCCGCGCGCTGCTGTCCGAGCTGACCCGCCATCCGGGGCCGAAGTCGGCGCTGCTGGTCGGGGTGCCGGCCGACTCGCCGGTGCTGGCCGGCGCGCTCGACGCCGCCACCACCGAGGACCGCCTGGTCGTGCTCGCCGACGCGGGCAGCATCGAGGCGCCGGCGCAGGTCGCCGAGCTCGCCTCGACCCGGCCGGACCGGGTCGAGGTCGTCGACTCGCTGGCCGACGCGAAGCCGTGCGACGTGGTGATCGTGGCCCAGCCGCTGGCCGGGCTGGCCGCGGCGGCCGCCGAGCTGCTCGCCGAGCTGCGCGAGCTGGTGGCGCCGGGCGGTGTCCTGGTCGTGGCCACGGCAGCCCGGATGACCGATCCGGCCGCGGCCGAGCTGGCCGATCTGACCGACCGGCACGGTGTCGGCTCCGATCTGCTGCTGCGGCACCGGCCGGCGCTGCGGGTGCACCGGCTGCGGTTCACCCCGGCCGAACCGGCGCTCGCCGAGCGGCTGGCACCGGTGACGCGGCCCAGCAGCGTACCGCTGACCGGCGGGATGCACCTGGACTCGAACGGCGTCGCCGCCGGGGTCGCCTGCCTCGGGCTGGCGCTGCTCGCCAAGCGGGCGCGGCCGTCCTCGAAGCTGTGGCTGGTTCCGGCGCTGGCGGCGGTGCCGGCGGCGGCGTTCTTCCGCGACCCGCAGCGGACCACCCCGACCGACCCGGACGCGGTCGTCGCGGCGAGCGACGGCACCGTGCTCGGCATCGAGCAGTTGCACGACGACAAGTTCGGCGTCGGCGACGGCGACTGGCTGCGCATCGCGGTCTTCCTGTCGGTGCTCGACGTGCACGTCAACCGGGCGCCGGTGGCCGGCCGGGTGATCGAGGTGTTCCGGGAGACCGGCGGGTACGCACCGGCGATGAAGGCGGCGGCCGAGCACAACGTGGCCGCGTACACGGTGCTGGAGACGCCGCACGGGCCGGTCGTCGTGGCGCAACGGACCGGGCTGGTCGCCCGCCGGATCGTGCACCGGGTGCCGGTCGGCGGGCTCCTGGCCCGGGGCGAGCGGTTCGGCCTGATCCGGTTCGGTTCGCGCACCGACGTGTACCTGCCGGCGGGTGCCGCCGAGGCCGTCGTGGCGCCGGGCGACAAGGTGGCCGGTGGCGCCACCGTCATCGCGCGCTGGCAGCCGAACCAGCCGGCACCGCGCGCCCTCCGCCGTGGTTGA
- a CDS encoding PspC domain-containing protein — MSRETEPSDGREPITPTGGPTPPAGTDPAAAERPAAATEQTGPAAATEPLPAEPAELTEPLAAGPADVTEPPAAGSAGPAEPEDDVPPGYQAGGEAPSFAAADESPTTNLGSDAPPAGNFGADAPPAGQFGGGTPPPPPPGGSGAGWADEPPPITGFARRHQLIRPVQGKKVAGVCAGLGRATGTDPVLWRVVLTVLVFFGGVGLLAYVVGWLCMPRDDDQAAPVESLVGRGRSATSPAVTVLLGVAGIGLVFFVFNSGFRAMVLVMGVALVVAVVLTRRNQTRSTDGAAAPPGTDSMPGAAPPGAAAPGGAGRPAPDPTMAAAGAAPAAGYRVTPAPTAPSYTVPPTAAQQPGYRAPFAPHGPYGPGTASPLGAGEVPIGGMLPPPPPPQYRAKPPKPPKQKSILGRLTFFLLCLAIGALAVLAAAGLHVPVSAFFALGLVVLGGGLVFGAWRGRARWLIILGCVFALALPVAWFSENAQWDAPSRSREFAPGDHVWVPRDVGSLRPEYNGSVGDSTLDLSNVDFTGQHEAVSVHNSVGDVKVLLPPNVDVTVTLEPGLGDATLFGQRVEAPHNKSQERTDLGPDGPGGGTLELQIKNNAGDVEVTR; from the coding sequence ATGAGCCGCGAGACCGAGCCGAGCGACGGTCGCGAGCCGATCACACCCACCGGCGGCCCGACCCCGCCGGCCGGCACCGATCCGGCGGCCGCCGAGCGGCCTGCCGCCGCAACCGAGCAGACCGGGCCGGCGGCCGCGACCGAGCCGCTACCAGCCGAACCGGCCGAGCTGACCGAACCGCTCGCTGCCGGGCCGGCGGACGTGACCGAGCCGCCAGCGGCCGGATCGGCGGGCCCGGCCGAGCCGGAGGACGACGTCCCACCCGGCTACCAGGCCGGCGGCGAGGCACCGAGCTTCGCCGCCGCGGACGAGTCGCCCACCACCAACCTGGGCTCGGACGCACCACCGGCCGGCAACTTCGGCGCCGACGCACCACCGGCCGGCCAGTTCGGTGGCGGTACGCCGCCACCGCCGCCGCCCGGCGGGTCCGGTGCCGGCTGGGCGGACGAACCGCCGCCGATCACCGGTTTCGCCCGGCGACACCAGCTGATCCGGCCGGTACAGGGCAAGAAGGTGGCCGGCGTCTGCGCGGGGCTGGGCCGGGCCACCGGCACCGACCCGGTGCTGTGGCGCGTCGTCCTCACCGTGCTGGTGTTCTTCGGCGGGGTCGGCCTGCTCGCCTACGTGGTGGGCTGGCTGTGCATGCCGCGCGACGACGACCAGGCAGCCCCGGTCGAGTCGCTCGTCGGGCGGGGTCGCTCCGCGACCTCCCCGGCGGTCACCGTGTTGCTCGGGGTGGCCGGCATCGGGCTGGTGTTCTTCGTGTTCAACAGCGGCTTCCGGGCCATGGTGCTGGTGATGGGTGTGGCGCTGGTCGTCGCCGTGGTGCTGACCCGTCGCAACCAGACCCGATCCACCGACGGCGCCGCGGCCCCGCCCGGTACCGACAGCATGCCCGGTGCCGCGCCGCCCGGTGCCGCGGCGCCGGGCGGCGCGGGTCGACCGGCGCCGGATCCGACCATGGCGGCCGCCGGCGCCGCGCCGGCGGCCGGGTACCGGGTGACACCCGCCCCGACGGCGCCCAGTTACACGGTGCCGCCGACGGCGGCGCAGCAGCCCGGCTACCGCGCACCGTTCGCGCCGCACGGCCCGTACGGCCCGGGTACCGCGAGCCCGCTCGGCGCCGGCGAGGTACCGATCGGCGGAATGCTCCCGCCGCCCCCGCCACCGCAGTACCGGGCGAAGCCGCCGAAGCCGCCGAAGCAGAAGTCGATCCTGGGCCGGCTGACGTTCTTCCTGCTGTGCCTGGCGATCGGCGCGCTCGCGGTGCTCGCCGCGGCCGGCCTGCACGTACCCGTGTCGGCGTTCTTCGCCCTCGGGCTGGTGGTGCTCGGCGGCGGCCTGGTGTTCGGCGCCTGGCGCGGCCGGGCCCGCTGGTTGATCATCCTGGGCTGCGTGTTCGCGCTCGCCCTGCCGGTCGCCTGGTTCTCCGAGAACGCGCAGTGGGACGCCCCGTCGCGCTCCCGGGAGTTCGCCCCCGGCGACCACGTCTGGGTACCCCGGGACGTGGGGTCGCTGCGCCCGGAGTACAACGGCTCGGTCGGCGACTCGACCCTCGATCTGTCCAATGTGGACTTCACCGGCCAGCACGAGGCGGTCAGCGTGCACAACTCGGTCGGCGACGTGAAGGTCCTGCTCCCGCCGAACGTGGACGTCACGGTGACGCTCGAGCCCGGTCTGGGCGATGCGACCCTGTTCGGTCAGCGGGTGGAAGCTCCGCACAACAAGTCCCAGGAACGCACCGATCTCGGCCCGGACGGGCCCGGCGGCGGCACCCTGGAACTGCAGATCAAGAACAACGCCGGCGACGTGGAGGTGACCCGGTGA
- a CDS encoding ATP-binding protein has protein sequence MPATGQNRRPPIALRPPAPAPVPPGPRLYRSTNGRALAGVAAGIAQHLRVPVLAVRIAFVVLLVAYGLGAILYAAFWAVLPVDRSTPPSRRDVGQLSALAALSIGLVTLLGMAGWGGTAFLIGLLAAVVAVGVGVIWHQADPDRRRRMEDAGVPDVSKVPVLGALSGALGDRRSMILRFGGGALLVAVGIIGLVVVTSALAGAQISWTALLNGLLFALLAVLGITVVFGPVLWRSVGALRTEREARIRETERAEIAAMVHDQVLHTLALIQRNSGDAREVARLARGQERSLRNWLYKPTASPAEKLSAALEEASAEVEDTYAISVDTVVVGDVDVDSDVAALAAAAREAMVNAGKHAGVDTISLYAEVEPEQVSVFVRDRGAGFELAAVRDDRHGVQGSIIGRMQRHGGRAEIRSTPGEGTEVRLYLPRRSDEGTNKESGHD, from the coding sequence ATGCCGGCCACGGGGCAGAACCGGCGACCACCGATCGCGCTGCGCCCACCGGCGCCGGCTCCGGTGCCGCCCGGCCCGAGGCTCTACCGGTCGACGAACGGTCGCGCGCTGGCCGGTGTCGCCGCCGGCATCGCCCAGCATCTCCGGGTACCGGTGCTCGCGGTGCGGATCGCGTTCGTGGTCCTGCTCGTCGCGTACGGCCTGGGCGCCATTCTCTACGCCGCGTTCTGGGCGGTGCTGCCGGTCGACCGCAGTACCCCACCGAGCCGCCGCGACGTCGGCCAGTTGTCGGCGTTGGCGGCGCTGAGCATCGGCCTGGTCACCCTGCTCGGGATGGCCGGCTGGGGCGGTACGGCGTTCCTGATCGGGCTGCTCGCCGCGGTCGTCGCGGTCGGTGTCGGGGTGATCTGGCACCAGGCCGATCCGGACCGGCGCCGCCGGATGGAGGACGCCGGTGTCCCGGACGTGTCGAAGGTGCCGGTGCTCGGTGCGCTGAGCGGTGCGCTGGGCGACCGGCGGTCGATGATCCTGCGGTTCGGCGGCGGTGCGCTGCTGGTCGCGGTCGGCATCATCGGGCTGGTCGTGGTCACCTCGGCGCTGGCCGGCGCCCAGATCAGCTGGACCGCGCTGCTCAACGGCCTGCTGTTCGCGCTGCTCGCGGTGCTCGGCATCACGGTGGTGTTCGGGCCGGTGCTGTGGCGCTCGGTCGGCGCGCTGCGCACCGAGCGGGAGGCCCGGATCCGGGAGACGGAGCGGGCCGAGATCGCCGCGATGGTGCACGACCAGGTGTTGCACACGCTCGCGCTGATCCAGCGCAACTCCGGTGACGCGCGGGAGGTGGCGCGGCTGGCCCGGGGGCAGGAACGCAGCCTGCGCAACTGGCTGTACAAGCCGACCGCGTCGCCGGCGGAGAAGCTGTCCGCAGCGCTGGAGGAGGCCTCGGCCGAGGTCGAGGACACGTACGCGATCAGCGTCGACACGGTCGTCGTCGGTGACGTGGACGTCGACTCGGACGTGGCGGCGCTCGCCGCGGCCGCCCGCGAGGCGATGGTGAACGCCGGCAAGCACGCCGGCGTCGACACCATCTCGCTGTATGCGGAGGTCGAGCCCGAGCAGGTCAGCGTGTTCGTCCGGGATCGGGGTGCCGGCTTCGAGCTGGCCGCGGTGCGGGATGATCGGCACGGGGTGCAGGGCTCCATCATCGGCCGGATGCAGCGGCACGGCGGCCGGGCGGAGATCCGCAGCACTCCGGGCGAGGGCACCGAGGTCCGGCTGTACCTGCCGCGCCGGTCCGACGAGGGCACGAACAAGGAGAGCGGACATGACTGA
- a CDS encoding response regulator, with product MTDESRPLRVFLVDDHAMFRAGVRAELGTRVSVVGEAATVAEAISSIAAHEPDVVLLDVHMPDGGGRAVLEAMRKTHPQVKFLALSVSDAAEDVIGLIRAGARGYVTKTISAEELAAAIRRVAEGDAVFSPRLAGFVLDAFAARPDQPVSDPELDQLTNREREVLRLLARGYAYKEIAKELYISIKTVETHVSNVLRKLQMSNRYELSRWAADRRLV from the coding sequence ATGACTGACGAGAGCCGCCCGCTGCGGGTGTTCCTGGTCGACGACCACGCCATGTTCCGCGCCGGGGTCCGGGCCGAACTCGGTACCCGGGTGTCCGTGGTGGGCGAGGCGGCGACCGTCGCCGAGGCGATCTCGTCGATCGCCGCGCACGAGCCGGACGTGGTGCTGCTCGACGTGCACATGCCCGACGGCGGCGGCCGAGCCGTGCTGGAGGCGATGCGCAAGACGCACCCGCAGGTCAAGTTCCTGGCGCTGTCGGTGTCCGACGCGGCGGAGGACGTGATCGGGCTGATCCGGGCGGGCGCCCGCGGGTACGTCACGAAGACCATCTCGGCCGAGGAGCTCGCCGCCGCGATCCGCCGGGTCGCCGAGGGCGACGCGGTGTTCAGCCCGCGGCTGGCCGGTTTCGTCCTGGACGCCTTCGCGGCCCGGCCGGACCAGCCGGTCAGCGACCCGGAGCTGGACCAGCTGACGAACCGGGAGCGCGAGGTGCTGCGGCTGCTCGCCCGCGGCTACGCGTACAAGGAGATCGCGAAGGAGCTGTACATCTCGATCAAGACGGTCGAGACGCACGTCTCCAACGTCCTGCGCAAGCTGCAGATGTCCAACCGGTACGAGCTGTCCCGCTGGGCCGCCGACCGTCGCCTGGTGTGA
- a CDS encoding thioester domain-containing protein: protein MFPGKSRRRGFGLRAAVVLAATGALVFGGAAAASAQGNDGAQKDSVKPNSALPPGGAKIGTQGSGVSVETNKGKAPIVEITLTFADGTVKHAYCIDYKHEAGRKGTQYDAGAWNASNVNNLPKIQWILTNSFPNQTASSVLKAAGVTDIDGLHNKELDTYAGTQTAIWHYSDGVELKGPGSLTGADYQAAVKVHDYLIEKAKDGAEPPAPSVSISPDQASGHVGDKAGPFTVKATGVKDVSVTADNGQVVDADGKPVTSLSNGGKFWVKTDSEGTVSVAATGSGTLPSGSVFMVKGHENKYQKLILADTATQKVGAKVTVTVTAQPSASPTTAAPSASPSETSAAPASPSASGTAGGGLPVTGTSLPIIIGVALVLLVGGGAAVFMARRRRLTH from the coding sequence GTGTTCCCAGGAAAGAGCCGGCGTCGAGGCTTCGGCCTGCGCGCCGCGGTCGTGCTCGCCGCGACGGGCGCCCTCGTCTTCGGTGGCGCCGCTGCCGCTTCCGCCCAGGGCAACGACGGTGCGCAGAAGGACTCGGTCAAGCCGAACTCCGCTCTCCCACCGGGCGGTGCGAAGATCGGCACCCAGGGCAGCGGGGTCTCGGTGGAGACCAACAAGGGCAAGGCGCCGATCGTCGAGATCACGCTGACCTTCGCCGACGGGACCGTGAAGCACGCCTACTGCATCGATTACAAGCACGAGGCCGGTCGCAAGGGCACGCAGTACGACGCCGGTGCGTGGAACGCGTCGAACGTCAACAACCTGCCGAAGATCCAGTGGATCCTCACCAACAGCTTCCCGAACCAGACCGCGTCCTCGGTGCTGAAGGCTGCCGGTGTGACCGACATCGACGGGCTGCACAACAAGGAGCTGGACACCTACGCCGGTACCCAGACCGCGATCTGGCACTACAGCGACGGTGTGGAGCTGAAGGGCCCGGGCAGCCTGACGGGCGCCGACTACCAGGCGGCCGTGAAGGTGCACGACTACCTGATCGAGAAGGCGAAGGACGGCGCCGAGCCGCCGGCGCCGAGCGTGTCGATCTCCCCGGACCAGGCCTCCGGTCACGTCGGTGACAAGGCCGGCCCGTTCACCGTCAAGGCCACCGGCGTCAAGGACGTCTCGGTGACCGCCGACAACGGCCAGGTCGTGGACGCCGACGGCAAGCCGGTGACCTCGCTGAGCAACGGCGGCAAGTTCTGGGTGAAGACCGACTCCGAGGGCACCGTCTCGGTGGCCGCGACCGGGAGCGGCACGCTGCCGAGCGGCTCGGTGTTCATGGTCAAGGGCCACGAGAACAAGTACCAGAAGCTGATCCTGGCCGACACCGCCACCCAGAAGGTGGGTGCGAAGGTGACCGTGACCGTCACCGCGCAGCCGTCGGCCAGCCCGACCACGGCGGCGCCGTCCGCCTCGCCGTCGGAGACCAGCGCCGCGCCGGCCTCGCCGAGCGCGTCCGGTACCGCCGGTGGCGGCCTGCCGGTGACCGGTACCTCGCTGCCGATCATCATCGGTGTCGCGCTGGTGCTGCTGGTCGGTGGTGGCGCGGCCGTGTTCATGGCCCGCCGTCGTCGCCTGACGCACTGA
- a CDS encoding PIG-L deacetylase family protein, translating into MSEQDDRAESERDGRPTGDDGVRRVLAVFAHPDDIDFGAAGTVAAWTDAGIEVAYVLVTRGDAGGFDDTPRAEMPKIREAEQKAAAAAVGVHEVHFLDGYPDGAVYVTHQLRRDITRQIRRFRPDRVLTNSPVRSWSMLGGPSHPDHQAVGQATTYAVYPDARNPFAHPELLAEEGLAAWTVPEVWYSGVPEPDHFVDITDTFDRKIAALRSHASQLPDPDAIVGGLRERFGAQAERAGMSPGRIAEAFRIAK; encoded by the coding sequence GTGAGCGAACAGGACGATCGTGCGGAGAGCGAACGAGACGGCCGGCCGACCGGCGACGACGGGGTCAGGCGGGTGCTCGCGGTGTTCGCGCACCCCGACGACATCGACTTCGGCGCCGCAGGCACCGTCGCGGCGTGGACCGACGCCGGCATCGAGGTGGCGTACGTGCTGGTCACCCGCGGTGACGCGGGCGGCTTCGACGACACCCCGCGGGCCGAGATGCCGAAGATCCGGGAGGCCGAGCAGAAGGCGGCGGCCGCCGCCGTCGGCGTGCACGAGGTGCACTTCCTCGACGGCTACCCGGACGGCGCGGTGTACGTGACCCATCAGCTGCGGCGCGACATCACCCGGCAGATCCGCCGGTTCCGGCCCGACCGGGTCCTCACCAACTCCCCGGTGCGCAGCTGGTCGATGCTCGGCGGCCCGAGCCACCCGGACCACCAGGCGGTCGGCCAGGCCACCACCTACGCGGTGTACCCGGACGCGCGGAACCCGTTCGCGCATCCGGAACTGCTCGCCGAGGAGGGTCTGGCCGCCTGGACGGTGCCGGAGGTCTGGTACTCCGGCGTGCCCGAGCCGGACCACTTCGTCGACATCACCGACACCTTCGATCGCAAGATCGCGGCGCTGCGCTCGCACGCCAGCCAGCTGCCCGACCCGGACGCGATCGTCGGTGGCCTGCGGGAACGGTTCGGTGCCCAGGCCGAGCGGGCCGGCATGTCCCCCGGCCGCATCGCCGAGGCCTTCCGCATCGCCAAGTAG
- a CDS encoding chorismate mutase, whose amino-acid sequence MSPATDSPETGTDQPAASDRISTLRRRIDEIDGQIIALWQERAAASREVGATRIASGGTRLVLSRERVIMERYREGMGPDGTQVALLILRAGRGPLGGTETP is encoded by the coding sequence ATGAGCCCAGCAACCGACAGCCCCGAGACCGGTACCGACCAGCCCGCGGCGAGCGACCGGATCTCGACTCTGCGACGACGCATCGACGAGATAGACGGCCAGATCATCGCCCTGTGGCAGGAACGCGCCGCTGCCTCGCGGGAGGTCGGCGCCACCCGCATCGCATCCGGCGGTACCCGGCTGGTGCTGTCCCGGGAGCGCGTGATCATGGAGCGGTACCGGGAGGGCATGGGCCCGGACGGCACCCAGGTGGCGTTGCTGATCCTGCGCGCCGGCCGCGGCCCGCTCGGCGGTACCGAGACCCCCTGA
- a CDS encoding M4 family metallopeptidase, with amino-acid sequence MRKTLAAAGAAVLVAGGIGAGLAASAQAGPVIPSRAQAISTANSALTAHRSAIHASSSDNFKVRRVVTDPSGATHVRYTRTYHGMPVYGGDFVVHNAPGGSYAGVTVAQHHTIDVDTSAKVGAAAAAKTSRADHQGKVTAVGDPKLVVDATAGTPVLAYETVVTGYQADGQTPSKAHVLVDADTGRTIRSWDEVENVAGTGQGLFVGTVDLDTTQSGSGYEMVDPSHGNGYTCDLNNTESGTCTTLTDSDNKWGNGSNSDRATAGVDVAYGAAMTFDYYKEKQGRNGIFGDGKGVPSRVHYGDNYVNAFWDGQQMTYGDGEGNNAPLVEIDVAGHEMSHGVSEALADLGYSGDVGGINEANSDIFGTMVEFYANNSEDPGDYDIGEKIDINGDGTPLRYMYHPSLDGASYDCWSSAVPQSDPHYSSGVGNHLFFLLAEGSGDTQYGNSPTCNNSTVTGIGRDKAANIWYHALDAYMVSTETYAQARQDTLKAATDLYGQCSAEYQATQSAWSAVSVTGNDAPCDGTPDPTDPTTPPPGGGDDCDTVTSAAPQDIPDAGSVTGSIAVADCAGNATAQTTITVHISHSYRGDLQIDLISPKGDTARLKNANPYDSAADVDATYTVNASDETRNGTWKLKVTDVYSGDTGTLDSWSVQF; translated from the coding sequence GTGAGAAAGACCCTCGCCGCCGCGGGCGCCGCGGTACTCGTCGCCGGAGGCATCGGCGCCGGGTTGGCCGCGTCTGCACAAGCAGGACCGGTGATCCCCAGCCGGGCGCAGGCCATCAGTACGGCCAACAGCGCGCTGACCGCACACCGCAGCGCGATCCACGCGTCCAGCTCCGACAACTTCAAGGTCCGCCGGGTCGTCACCGACCCGAGCGGCGCGACCCACGTCCGCTACACCCGCACGTACCACGGGATGCCCGTCTACGGCGGTGACTTCGTCGTGCACAACGCGCCGGGCGGCTCGTACGCCGGGGTGACCGTGGCGCAGCACCACACCATCGACGTCGACACCAGCGCGAAGGTCGGTGCGGCCGCGGCCGCGAAGACCTCCCGGGCCGACCACCAGGGCAAGGTCACCGCGGTCGGCGACCCGAAGCTCGTGGTGGACGCGACCGCCGGTACGCCGGTTCTCGCGTACGAGACCGTGGTGACCGGCTACCAGGCCGACGGGCAGACCCCGAGCAAGGCGCACGTGCTGGTCGACGCCGACACCGGCAGGACCATCCGCTCCTGGGACGAGGTCGAGAACGTCGCCGGTACCGGGCAGGGCCTGTTCGTCGGCACCGTCGACCTGGACACCACCCAGTCCGGCAGCGGCTACGAGATGGTCGACCCGTCGCACGGCAACGGCTACACCTGCGACCTGAACAACACCGAGAGCGGCACCTGCACCACGCTGACCGACTCGGACAACAAGTGGGGCAACGGCAGCAACTCCGACCGCGCCACCGCCGGCGTCGACGTGGCGTACGGCGCCGCGATGACGTTCGACTACTACAAGGAGAAGCAGGGCCGCAACGGCATCTTCGGCGACGGCAAGGGTGTGCCGTCCCGGGTGCACTACGGCGACAACTACGTCAACGCCTTCTGGGACGGCCAGCAGATGACGTACGGCGACGGCGAGGGCAACAACGCCCCGCTCGTCGAGATCGACGTCGCCGGCCACGAGATGTCCCACGGCGTGTCCGAGGCGCTGGCCGACCTGGGCTACTCCGGCGACGTCGGCGGCATCAACGAGGCCAACAGCGACATCTTCGGCACCATGGTCGAGTTCTACGCCAACAACAGCGAGGACCCGGGCGACTACGACATCGGCGAGAAGATCGACATCAACGGTGACGGGACCCCGCTGCGGTACATGTACCACCCGTCGCTGGACGGTGCGTCCTACGACTGCTGGTCCTCGGCCGTACCGCAGTCCGACCCGCACTACTCGTCGGGTGTCGGCAACCACCTGTTCTTCCTGCTCGCCGAGGGCAGCGGAGACACCCAGTACGGCAACAGCCCGACCTGCAACAACTCGACCGTCACCGGCATCGGGCGGGACAAGGCCGCGAACATCTGGTACCACGCCCTGGACGCCTACATGGTCTCCACCGAGACCTACGCGCAGGCCCGCCAGGACACCCTGAAGGCCGCGACCGACCTGTACGGCCAGTGCAGCGCCGAGTACCAGGCGACCCAGTCGGCGTGGTCCGCCGTCAGCGTGACCGGCAACGACGCGCCCTGCGACGGCACGCCGGACCCGACCGACCCGACGACGCCGCCGCCCGGCGGCGGGGACGACTGCGACACGGTCACCAGCGCCGCGCCGCAGGACATCCCGGACGCCGGCTCGGTGACCGGTTCGATCGCCGTGGCGGACTGCGCCGGCAACGCCACCGCGCAGACCACGATCACCGTGCACATCAGCCACTCGTACCGCGGTGACCTGCAGATCGACCTGATCTCGCCGAAGGGCGACACGGCCCGGCTGAAGAACGCCAACCCGTACGACAGCGCGGCCGACGTGGACGCGACCTACACGGTGAACGCCTCCGACGAGACCCGCAACGGCACCTGGAAGCTGAAGGTGACCGACGTGTACTCCGGCGACACCGGCACGCTCGACTCCTGGTCGGTGCAGTTCTGA